GGCCTGGGCCACCAGCCCCAACCGCCGCGCGCGTCCCGACTCCGGGACATCACCGCGCGTGGTCGCCAGCGCCTCGAACTGGAAGCGCCACTCGTCCTTGTCGAAGGTGTGCACGCCCACCTCGAGGTGTCCGCTGCCCCGCCACTCGACGACGGCGTCGTGCCCCGCGGGCTCCAGGACCTCCTGCGCCAGCGCGAGCACCTTCAGCTCCCACTGCTCCTTCTCCGACGGCGCGTGCGGGACGAGCGCCACGAGCCGCTTCGCCAGCGTCTCGACCTGCTCGAGCAGGCCCCGCTCCTTCGCCCACAGTCGCAGGCGCACCTCGCCCAGCGTCGACATCAGGGTGCGGACGGCGACCTGCCCCGAATCCGGGTCGACTTCGTCGACGTTGACGTAGCCCCGAGGTGAAGAGGCCCAGGCGACGACCCCCAGCTCGAGCTCCTCGCCCAGCACCTCCCGGGCGGCCTGGCGAAGCTGCCCCTGCAACTCCTCGTTCTCCATCTGTCGCGTCCTTCCCGGTGGGGGGCTCGAGCCGTGTACGGGCTTGCCACGAGGAAGAACGCCGAGGTGCACGGGATGTCGCAGCGGGCCCCACGGCACGGGCCCGTCACGAGGCGCCCCGTGGCGGCGGAAAACTGGAGCCGGCGCCCAGGCGCGCTACAGTTCTGTGCCATCATGTCACTCGACAAGCAGGCACTGTTGCTCCAGCTCGCCGAGCGCCTCCAGCAGAGCGACCGGCTGGCCCACAGGGCCGAGGCCGAGGCTCGCGAGGCGGCCCGCAGCCTGGCCACCGAGTCGGAGAAGAGGGAGGACGGCCGCGCGGCCTTGGAGTTCGGCAGCCTGGCCACGGGACAGGCCAATCGCGCCCGTCGGGTCCAAGAGGAGCTCCAGGCGCTGACGCACTTCGGCCAGGCCCCCATGCCGCGCTTCTCGCGCCGGGGCCCGGTGGGGCTGGGCGCGCTGGTGGACGTCAGCACCGAGGACGAGGACGGCTTCGCCGAGCGGACCTTCTTCGTGCTGCCCGTGGGCGCGGGCACGGAGCTGACGGGCCCCGGCGGCGACGGCTTCCTGTCCGTCATCACCCCCGCCTCCCCGGTGGGCCGCGCGCTCATGGGGCGCAAGGCGGGAGACACCATCGAAGTGACGTTGGCGGGCGAGGTGCGCGAGTGGACGGTGCTCGAGGTCGCCTGACGCCGGGTGTCCCGCCCTGGGCGTCCGGGGTGTCAGGCCCCCGACGCTCGGCGAGGGAGCACTAGAACCATGGGCCCGGCCACGCCTGAATCCGGGAAGATGTCCCCACCCCTCCCAGCGCGCACACCCGAGGCGCCCGCTTCCGCCACCCTCTTGCCGCTGACCTGGCCCGCGGCGCTCATCGGGCTGCTGTTCGGCGTGCTGATGACGTACGTGCCCTACGAGTTCCGGGTGGCCGCCTTCCGGCCCCTGTACCCGTACGTCCGGCTGCTGGGCCTCGTGTATCTCACCGGCAGCATCTGCCTGATGGGCGCCCTGCTCTATCCGCGCGCGCCGCGCTGGCTGGACGTGGGCGGCCGCGTGCTGCTGGGCGCGGCCATCGCGCTGTACTGGTGGGTGCTCAACGTGCTGCCCGGCAGCCTCACGGGCATCGTGCTGTACCCGCTGCTGTTCGTCGGGCTCTTGCTGGAGGGGATTCCCGCCCTGCGCCAGCGCGCCATGCTGCGAGGGCTGGCGGCGCTCACCGGCACCGCGTTCGGCGTGGCGTTGCTGTCCGTGCCGGAGCGCTTCCCGCTGTCCGTCTACGCGCACCTGGCCCCGCTGCGTCCGCTGGTGGGCCTGCTCTTCGCGGCGGGCGGACTGGGGCTCCTGCTTCCCGCGCGCTGGCTGCACCCGCGCGTGCCCGCGCTGCTCATGGGTGTGCTCGCGGTGCCCTTCTCGCTGCTGGCGTACGCGCTGGCGCGGGGCGCGTCGTGGCTGGGCGCCAGCGTCTACACCGTGCTCGCGCTCGCGTGTGTCGCGCAGGCGGTGAACTGGCGGCCGCGCGCGCCGCGCACCGTGGGCTGGAAGCTCTTGCGCGGGCTGGCCTTCGCCGGCCTGGTGCCGCTGCTCGCGCTGGGCGGCCTGGCCGCCTTCCTGGCGCAGAACGCCATCGAGAAGCAGGTGCGCGACGACACGCGCTACGCGGCGGCGGGCGAGGCGGACTTCCTCCGGCGCTACCTGGATGACTCGCGCGAATCGCTGTACCTGTTGCTGGAGTCACCGGGTTTCCGCGCCGCGCTCATGAGCGGGGAGCGCGAGTCCCTCAAGCCCTACCTCTCCAACCTGGCCGCGCGCGAGCGCACCTTCCACGCCGCGCTGGTGCTGGACGAGCGCGCGACGGTGCTGGCCACCTCCGAGGGCCTGGAGGGCTGGGGCTTCCAGATGCGGGAGCTGTTCCCGGAGCCGCCCGCGCCTGGGGAGCTGCCGCTGTCGCTGCCCTTCACCCGGCCTCCCGACAAGCCGCTCGTGGCGGTGGCGCTGCCGTTCCAGCTGGACATCCACGGCGCGCGGCGGGGCCTGCTCGTGGGGCTGCTCTCCCTGGAGCGGCTGAGCGAGGCCGCCACGCCCGCGTCGCGTCGCTTCCGCGTGCAGGTGCTGGACAGGCGGGGCCAGAAGATTCTCCGGGACACCGCGCCAGGGGCGCAGTTGCTGGGCTCGGCGCACCTGCCCGAGGCGCTGCAGGAGGAGCTGGCGCGGCCCGGTGGCGGCGTGCTGGAGGCGTTCGACGCCGCGGACCGGCGGGTGCTCGCGGCCGAGGCGCCCGTGGAGGGCTCGCCCTGGAGCGTCGTGGTGACGCAGGAGCTGGGCGTGGCCTACGCGGCGATTACGCGCATGAGCGCGGCCGTGGTGGGGCTGGTGCTGATGGGCGTGGTGATGGCCCTGGCGCTCTCGCAGCTCGTCGCGCGCGACGTCATCCGACGGCTGGGCACGCTGCGCGAGGCCACCGCCGCCCTGGCCGCGGGCGACCTCACCCGCCGCGTGGAGGTGGAGGAGGACGACGAGCTGGGAGAGCTGGCGCGCGGCTTCAACGAGATGGCGGACCGCACCGGCGCCACGCAGGAGGAGCTCAAGGGCGCGGTGCGCGTGCGGGAGGAGTTCCTCAGCGTGGCGAGCCACGAGCTGCGCACGCCCCTCACGCCGCTCAAGGGCTTCGCGGCCCTGACGCTCCAGCGCCTGGAGAAGAGCGGCGACTTCCCGGAGCGCGAGCGGCTGCTCAAGGCGCTGCGCTCCATGGCGCGGCAGACGGAGCGGCTGGCCCGGCTGGTGGATGACCTGCTCGACACCGCGCGCATCCAGGGCGGCCGCTTCGAGCTGGAGCGCCAGCGCGTGGACCTCCTGCCGGTGCTGAGCGAGGTGATGGAGCGCTTCGAGCTGCGCGGCGAGGGCGGCGTCACCTTCGAGCTGCACGTGCCCGAGCACCCCGTGGAGGGAGACTGGGACGCGCCCCGGCTGGACCAGGTGCTCACCAACCTGGTGAGCAACGCCGTGCGCTACTCGCCCCAGGGCGGCCTCGTGCGGGTGACGGTGGAGGAGGCGCCCGACAGCATCCTCGTGCACGTGAAGGACGAGGGCATCGGCATCCCCCCGGAGAGCCTGGCGGGGCTGTTCCGTCCCTTCGCGCGCGCGTCCAACGCCACCGCGCGCCACTACGGCGGCCTGGGCCTGGGCCTGTTCATCTGCCGCGAAATCGTGGAGCGCCACGGCGGCACCATCTGGGCGGAGAGCCCGGGGCCGCAGCAGGGCAGCGCGTTCCACGTCCGGCTGCCGCGCGACATGGCGCCGCCCGCCGTGTCCGACGCGGCCGCGTGACTCAGGGGGCGTCCGCCGCGGGCTCGGGCGCGCCCGGCACGGACAGCCACTCGTCCGGGATGTCGCCCCGGGGCAGCTCCAGCACGAACGTCGAGCCCTGCCCCAGCGCGCTCGTGGCCTTCACGGTGCCGCCGAACGCCTCGACAATCTGCCGGGTGATGTAGAGCCCCAGCCCCAGGCCGCCGTAGTGCCTGTCGCTCACCGCGCGCTCGAAGCGCTCGAAGATGCGCGGCAGGTCCTGCGCGGAGATGCCGATGCCGCCGTCCTCCACGGTGAGGCGCGCGGTGCGCCCGTCGGCCTCCACCGTGAGGCGCACGGGCTGGCCCGCGCCGTACTTCAGCGCGTTGGACAGGAGGTTGGTGACGACCTGCTCCAGCCGCAGCCGGTCCCACCGCCCCAGCACCGGCACCGGCGCGTGCATCTCCAGCGAGCAGCGGAGCTGGGCCGCGGACGGCGCGAAGCGGTAGAGGATTTCCGCCGCCACGCTCGCCAGGTCCATCTCCTCCAGCTCCAGCTTCAGCCGGCCGGCGGTGATGCGCGACACGTCCAACAAGTTATCGACAAGGCTGGTCAGCTTGCGCACCTGGCGCTGCACCACGTCCAGCGTCTCGGAGACGCGCTCGGCGGACACGGGCTTGCCGTGGGCGGCCAGCACGTCCACCTGCTTCTGGAGCAGCTGCACCTTGAGGTGCAGCGGCGTCAGCGGCGTCTTCAGCTCGTGGCTGGCGATGCCCAGGAACTCGTCGCGAAGCCGCACCGCCTCGCGCGCCTCGCGCAGGAGCCGCGCGTTGTCCAGCGACAGCGCCGCCCGCCGCGCCAGCTCCTCCGCCACCCGCTCCTCCTCGTCGCCGAAGGCGGGCGCCCCCTCCGAGCGGAACAGCGCCAGCGCGCCGATGACCCGTCCGCGCGCCACCAACGGCACGCCCAGGTAGCGCGTCACCCCCAGGAGCGCGAACAGCCGCGCGTGCTCGGCGTCCCGGGTGAGGGCCTCCACGTGCGTGTCCGACAGCTCCGCCACCCGCTCGGTGCGCCCGGTGAGGAACAGGGCTGGCAGCCCACGCGGGTCCAGCGGGTCCGGAGGGTAGCGCCGCAGCATGTCCACCAACAGGACGTGGCGCTCGGGCTCCGCGTGCACCGCCGCCGCCGCGCGCACCGCCTCGCCGCCGGGCCCCAGGAAGAACACCCCCGCGTCCGCCAACGTGGGCACGAGCAGCCGCAACAGCGGCGCCGTGCACTCCTCGTTCTCCAGCTCCGCGGCCAGCAGCGCGCCCGCCTCCGCGAGCACCCGGGCCGCGCGCATCGCGTCCAGCCGAGGCGCCTCCACCTCCCGCGCGCGCAGCAGCACGCCCGCGGGCTTCGCGCCGGGCTCCTGCCCCACGGGGAACACGCTGCCCTCCAGCACCACCCGCGTCCCGTCCGGACGGCACAGGCCCCAGCGCTCCTCGCGCACCACCTCGCCCGCGAGCGCCCGGGACAGCGGCGACACCGCGAGCGCCCCACCGCCCTGGTCCACTTGCACCCACGCGCAGCCCGGAAGATTGCCGTGAGACTCGATTCTCGAGGGCGCGGGAACCCCGAAGCGCAGCCCCGCTTCGGCGTTGAATGCGAGCACGCGGCCCGTCGCGTCCATCAGCAGCACGGCTTCGCCCGTCTGCTCCACGAGCAGGCGCAGGGCCGCATCGCCCGCCCGTTCCACGAGCGCCTGATGAATCAACGAAAGCTGGGCGCGGCCAGAGGACATGAGTTCAGGGACTCTCCGCTCGTGGCATGGTGGCATCCCCACCCGCATGAAGGAAGACAACTCCCCGCCCTCGCACAACATCCAACGGCACGCGGTCCGAATCCCAGGCCCGGGGTCAGGCCAGCCCCCTTGCTTGGCCTGCAGGAAATCCTGAATCGTTGGATAGTTGCACACCGTCCGGACGCCCAGCCCGGATGAGCGCGGTCCACTTCCTCGAGCCTCAACATGCAGACGCCGCCCCCCAGGCCAGACTGGACTCCACACGAGCGACGCTACCGGCTCGTCATCGACAGCCTGAAGGAGGTGGTGTTCCAGACGGACGTGCAGGGCCTGTGGACGTTCCTCAACCGGGCGTGGACGGAAATCACCGGCCACGCGGTGGACGTGTCGCTGGGCAAGTCCTTCCTCGACTTCGTGCTGCCCGAGGACCGCGCCATCTGTCAGGAGAACCTGCGCCGGTTGATGACGCGGGAGCTGGACCACGTGCGCGTGGAGGTGCGCTACGGGACGCGGCAGGGAGGCTTCCGGTGGGTGGAGGTCTTCGGCCGGGTGATGGTGGGCGACGACGGCGAGCTGGTGGGCACCTCCGGCACGCTCAATGACATCACCGAGCGCAAGGCCTCGGACGGGGCGCTCGCGCGGCGTGAGCGCTACCTCACGGCGCTGGTGGAGATGCAGCAGCGGCTGCTCGCGGTGCGCGACGGCGGAGATTTGTACGGCTCCGTGCTGTCGTCGCTGGGGCTCGCGGCGGGGGCCAGCCGCGTCTACGTCTTCGACCTGCACCCGGGACCGTCCGGCGAGCGGATGTGCAGCCAGCGCGCGGAGTGGTGCGCGCCGGGCGTGCACGCGGAGATCGACAACCCGGACCTGCAGAACGTGCCCATGGTGCCCGTGCTGGAGCGCTGGGAGACGACGCTGTCGCGGGGCGACGTCATCGAGGGCCTGGTGGCGGGCTTCCCCGAGTTGGAGCGGGCGCTGTTGGACCCGCAGGGCATCCTCTCCATCCTGGTGCTGCCCCTGCGCGTGCAGGGCGTGCTGACGGGCTTCGTGGGCTTCGACAACTGCGCGGAGGCGCGGCGGTGGGACCGGCTGGAGGTGGACCTGCTGTCCGCCGCGGCGGGCGCCATCTCCGTCGCGTTGGAGCGGCGCGAGTCGGAGCGCGCGCTGCGCGAGCGTGAGCGTCGCTTCCGTCAGCTCGCGGAGAACGCGTCGGACGTGCTGTACCTGTACCGCCGCGAGGCGCCCCGGGGCTTCGTCTATGTCAGCCGGGTGGCGCACGCGAAGCTGGGCTACGGGCCGGTGGCGCACTACGGCGACGCGGACCTGTGGTACCGGCGCGTGCACCCGGAGGACCGCGCGGCGTTGGAGCAGCTGCTCGAGGCGCCGCGCGCGTCGGCGGGAGCGCCGGTGACGGTGCGCTACCTGCATCCGGACGGCCGCATGCTGTGGCTGGAGCACGTGGTGGTGCCGGTGACGGACCCCATGGGGCGCATGGTGGCGGTGGAGGGCCTGGCGCGCGACATCACCGAGCGGCGGCAGGCGGAGGAGGCGCTGCGGCTGTCCGAGGCGAGCTTCCGCGCGCTGCTGGAGGGCGTGCCGGACGCGGCGGCCATCGAGCGGGACGGGCACATCGTCTACGCGAACGCGGCGCTGGTGGGCACGCTGGGCTTCGAGCGCGCCGAGCAGCTCGTGGGCCGTCAGCTCTCCGAGTTCGTCAAGGACATGCGCGGCGTGGAGGCGGTGCGCGCGGGCGCGCTGACGGGAGAGCGCAGGCTGGTGCGCCGCGACGGGCGCACGCGCGTGGCGGAGGTCGTCTCGCTGCCCCTGCGCTTCGACGGACAGCCCGCGGTGGTGTCCATCGCGCGCGACGTGACGGAGCAGCGGCAGTTGCAGGCGCGGCTGACCTTGGCGGACCGGTTGGCCTCGGTGGGCACGCTGGCGGCGGGCATCGCGCACGAAATCAACAACCCGCTGGCCTTCGTGCTGTCCAACCTGAGCTTCATGTCGGACGAGTTCCGCCGCAACCTGCCCCCGGGCGACGGCGCCGCGGCGCTGCAGGCCCGGCTGCGCGGCGAGCCGGACCTGGCCGAGTGGGGCGAGGTGCTGCACGAGGCCTGCGAGGGCGCGGAGCGGGTGCGGCAAATCGTGCGTCAGCTGAAGACCTTCTCCCGGCCCGACGAGGAGCGCGTGTCGCCGCTGGACGTGCACACGGTGCTGGAGTCGGTGGCGATGATGGCGGCGAACGAAATCCGCCACCGCGCGCAGTTGAAGCGGGAGTACGGCGACATCCCCTCGGTGATGGCGAACGAGGGCAAGCTGAGCCAGGTGTTCCTCAACCTGGTGGTGAACGCCGCGCAGGCCATTCCGGAGGGCTCCGCGCACCGGCACGAAATCCGGCTGGCGACGCGCAGGGACGGGCTGTCGCGCGTGGTGGTGGAGGTGCAGGACACCGGCGTGGGCATCGCGCGCGAGGTCATCGACCGCATCTTCGACCCGTTCTTCACCACCAAGCCCGTGGGCGTGGGCACGGGGCTGGGCCTGTCCATCTGTCACAGCATCGTCCACGGGTTGGGCGGTGAAATCACCGTGGAGAGCGAGCCCGGCCGGGGCACCACCTTCCGCGTCGTGCTGCCCACCACGGAGCCGGAGGCGCGCGCGGCGGCGACGGCGCTGGAGCCCTCGGGCTCGCCGGTGGGCCCTCCGCGAGGACGGGTGCTGGTGGTGGACGACGAGCCCGCCGTGGGCCGGGTGTTGCAGCGCATCCTGCGTGGCCACGAGGTGGAGGTGGCGTGCAGCGGACGGCAGGCGCTGGAGTTGCTCGAGCAGGGACTGAAGCCGGACGCGGTGCTGTGCGACGTGATGATGCCGGACCTGACGGGGAGGGACGTCTACGAGCTGGTGCGGCGCGCGCACGCGGGCCTGGAGGGGCGCTTCGTCTTCGTGTCCGGCGGCGCCTTCACCACGGGCGCCCGCGAGTTCCTGGCGAGCATCCCCAACCTGCTCCTGGAGAAGCCCTTCGACGAGGGACGGGTGCGGCGCGTGGTGGATGACCTGGTCCGCCTGCGACCTCCGGAGGCCTGACGCCCCATGTGGACCGATGAGGAGCTGCGCGACTTGGACGGGTGCGCCGCGCGGCTGCTCGCGCGGGTGCGCGAGTCGGACGGGCTGGAGCAGGTGCGCGCGCAGGTGGCCGAGGCCCAGGTCGTGGACGCGGGGCTCGTCGCGGAGATGACGGCGGGGCTGGTGAAGAGCTTCGGGATGTACCGCGAGCCTCGCTACCTGCGGCAGGAGGCGTACGCATGGGAGGAGCTGGACGGCGTGCGCCGCGCACGCGTCCGGCCGCTGTCGGGCCTGTTGCTGTAC
The Myxococcus guangdongensis genome window above contains:
- a CDS encoding sensor histidine kinase yields the protein MSSGRAQLSLIHQALVERAGDAALRLLVEQTGEAVLLMDATGRVLAFNAEAGLRFGVPAPSRIESHGNLPGCAWVQVDQGGGALAVSPLSRALAGEVVREERWGLCRPDGTRVVLEGSVFPVGQEPGAKPAGVLLRAREVEAPRLDAMRAARVLAEAGALLAAELENEECTAPLLRLLVPTLADAGVFFLGPGGEAVRAAAAVHAEPERHVLLVDMLRRYPPDPLDPRGLPALFLTGRTERVAELSDTHVEALTRDAEHARLFALLGVTRYLGVPLVARGRVIGALALFRSEGAPAFGDEEERVAEELARRAALSLDNARLLREAREAVRLRDEFLGIASHELKTPLTPLHLKVQLLQKQVDVLAAHGKPVSAERVSETLDVVQRQVRKLTSLVDNLLDVSRITAGRLKLELEEMDLASVAAEILYRFAPSAAQLRCSLEMHAPVPVLGRWDRLRLEQVVTNLLSNALKYGAGQPVRLTVEADGRTARLTVEDGGIGISAQDLPRIFERFERAVSDRHYGGLGLGLYITRQIVEAFGGTVKATSALGQGSTFVLELPRGDIPDEWLSVPGAPEPAADAP
- a CDS encoding sensor histidine kinase, whose amino-acid sequence is MSPPLPARTPEAPASATLLPLTWPAALIGLLFGVLMTYVPYEFRVAAFRPLYPYVRLLGLVYLTGSICLMGALLYPRAPRWLDVGGRVLLGAAIALYWWVLNVLPGSLTGIVLYPLLFVGLLLEGIPALRQRAMLRGLAALTGTAFGVALLSVPERFPLSVYAHLAPLRPLVGLLFAAGGLGLLLPARWLHPRVPALLMGVLAVPFSLLAYALARGASWLGASVYTVLALACVAQAVNWRPRAPRTVGWKLLRGLAFAGLVPLLALGGLAAFLAQNAIEKQVRDDTRYAAAGEADFLRRYLDDSRESLYLLLESPGFRAALMSGERESLKPYLSNLAARERTFHAALVLDERATVLATSEGLEGWGFQMRELFPEPPAPGELPLSLPFTRPPDKPLVAVALPFQLDIHGARRGLLVGLLSLERLSEAATPASRRFRVQVLDRRGQKILRDTAPGAQLLGSAHLPEALQEELARPGGGVLEAFDAADRRVLAAEAPVEGSPWSVVVTQELGVAYAAITRMSAAVVGLVLMGVVMALALSQLVARDVIRRLGTLREATAALAAGDLTRRVEVEEDDELGELARGFNEMADRTGATQEELKGAVRVREEFLSVASHELRTPLTPLKGFAALTLQRLEKSGDFPERERLLKALRSMARQTERLARLVDDLLDTARIQGGRFELERQRVDLLPVLSEVMERFELRGEGGVTFELHVPEHPVEGDWDAPRLDQVLTNLVSNAVRYSPQGGLVRVTVEEAPDSILVHVKDEGIGIPPESLAGLFRPFARASNATARHYGGLGLGLFICREIVERHGGTIWAESPGPQQGSAFHVRLPRDMAPPAVSDAAA
- a CDS encoding PAS domain S-box protein, whose protein sequence is MQTPPPRPDWTPHERRYRLVIDSLKEVVFQTDVQGLWTFLNRAWTEITGHAVDVSLGKSFLDFVLPEDRAICQENLRRLMTRELDHVRVEVRYGTRQGGFRWVEVFGRVMVGDDGELVGTSGTLNDITERKASDGALARRERYLTALVEMQQRLLAVRDGGDLYGSVLSSLGLAAGASRVYVFDLHPGPSGERMCSQRAEWCAPGVHAEIDNPDLQNVPMVPVLERWETTLSRGDVIEGLVAGFPELERALLDPQGILSILVLPLRVQGVLTGFVGFDNCAEARRWDRLEVDLLSAAAGAISVALERRESERALRERERRFRQLAENASDVLYLYRREAPRGFVYVSRVAHAKLGYGPVAHYGDADLWYRRVHPEDRAALEQLLEAPRASAGAPVTVRYLHPDGRMLWLEHVVVPVTDPMGRMVAVEGLARDITERRQAEEALRLSEASFRALLEGVPDAAAIERDGHIVYANAALVGTLGFERAEQLVGRQLSEFVKDMRGVEAVRAGALTGERRLVRRDGRTRVAEVVSLPLRFDGQPAVVSIARDVTEQRQLQARLTLADRLASVGTLAAGIAHEINNPLAFVLSNLSFMSDEFRRNLPPGDGAAALQARLRGEPDLAEWGEVLHEACEGAERVRQIVRQLKTFSRPDEERVSPLDVHTVLESVAMMAANEIRHRAQLKREYGDIPSVMANEGKLSQVFLNLVVNAAQAIPEGSAHRHEIRLATRRDGLSRVVVEVQDTGVGIAREVIDRIFDPFFTTKPVGVGTGLGLSICHSIVHGLGGEITVESEPGRGTTFRVVLPTTEPEARAAATALEPSGSPVGPPRGRVLVVDDEPAVGRVLQRILRGHEVEVACSGRQALELLEQGLKPDAVLCDVMMPDLTGRDVYELVRRAHAGLEGRFVFVSGGAFTTGAREFLASIPNLLLEKPFDEGRVRRVVDDLVRLRPPEA
- a CDS encoding GreA/GreB family elongation factor, with protein sequence MSLDKQALLLQLAERLQQSDRLAHRAEAEAREAARSLATESEKREDGRAALEFGSLATGQANRARRVQEELQALTHFGQAPMPRFSRRGPVGLGALVDVSTEDEDGFAERTFFVLPVGAGTELTGPGGDGFLSVITPASPVGRALMGRKAGDTIEVTLAGEVREWTVLEVA